One Vespa crabro chromosome 1, iyVesCrab1.2, whole genome shotgun sequence genomic region harbors:
- the LOC124426021 gene encoding peptidyl-alpha-hydroxyglycine alpha-amidating lyase 1-like, whose amino-acid sequence MKLIQHDITCYLYILFIISAIVKTFSQDLPNVQEKPVHLPETKFNFNEYSEYPDNTDRNLGSLASQWNQILSVNRNLQAQNVNSINNENLSESLETLDPNIVWDSKWGSNLKLGQISAVSLDPNGNIALFHRGRRTWDQDTFNNENKFDPNKGPIKENTIFLMDKTGKELLQWGKNMFYLPHGLTIDFNGNYWITDVALHQVLKFDANDIEAHWKDLKREQYDRKLIEIDNHDRNALFKHSIIKPSLILGEAFEPGNDETRFCKPTAVAVQLNGDFFVSDGYCNSRIIKFNKKGERILPWGRHWGVREYVYQQPPPHNAFFVPHALALANDLDYIFVADRENGRVSCFFASNGTFHKEYKHPSIGTKIYSVAYAQEQIYLINGPDLFENDQHIRGFIVDINSGNVLSQFAPTERLRRPHDIAVNNDGSEIYIVDLDTSKIYKFLQKSTSANKIENSTHTLNHHQTAPLTDINSQETSNSKTTMATLILSLVTTTVIFITLCVTTAAVIAKCQKRGCLLMMRKRMHWQAERREKMKFSNLLEKRRGKGFKFFEKRPNKRDFSKLNTEPETSDDERSENNLNMMI is encoded by the exons ATGAAGCTTATACAGCATGACATTACAtgctatttatatattttatttattatatctgcCATTGTCAAAACATTTTCTCAAGATTTGCCAAACGTTCAG GAGAAACCAGTTCACTTGCCAGAAACAAAATTTAACTTTAACGAATATTCTGAATATCCAGATAATACAGATAGAAATTTAGGATCTTTGGCATCTCAATGGAATCAAATACTTTCTGTTAATCGTAATTTACAGGCACAAAATGtcaatagtattaacaatgaaaatttatctgAATCTTTAGAAACATTAGATCCAA atataGTATGGGATTCTAAATGGGGATCTAATTTAAAATTGGGACAAATATCTGCAGTGTCATTGGATCCTAATGGAAATATAGCGTTATTCCATAGAGGAAGACGAACTTGGGACCAAGATACgtttaacaatgaaaataaatttgatcctAATAAAGGCCCAATAAAggaaaatacaatttttcttatggATAAAACTggaaaagaattattacaatggggtaaaaatatgttttatttaccTCATGGATTGACCATAGATTTCAATGGAAATTATTGGATTACTGATGTTGCCTTACATCAAGTATTAAAATTCGATGCCAACGATATAGAGGCACATTggaaagatttaaaaagagaacaatacgatagaaaattaatagagATTGATAATCACGATCGAAATGCCTTATTTAAACACAGTATTATAAAACCATCTTTGATTCTTGGTGAGGCTTTTGAGCCTGGTAACGATGAAACACGATTTTGTAAGCCAACAGCAGTTGCTGTACAATTAAATGGAGATTTTTTTGTTAGCGATGGTTATTGTAATTctagaattattaaatttaacaaaaaaggtGAACGAATTTTACCATGGGGTCGTCATTGGGGAGTAAGAG aaTATGTTTATCAACAACCACCACCACATAATGCATTCTTTGTACCGCATGCATTAGCTTTGGCAAATGAtcttgattatatttttgttgccGATAGAGAAAATGGTAgagtttcttgcttttttgCTAGTAATGGGACATTCCATAAAGAGTACAAACATCCTAGCATTGGTACTAAAATATACAGTGTAGCATACGCCCaagaacaaatttatttaatcaatggACCTGATTTATTTGAGAATGATCAGCATATACGTGGTTTTATCGTAGACATCAATTCTGGAAATGTATTATCACAATTTGCACCTACAGAAAGATTACGTAGACCACACGATATAGCTGTAAACAATGATGGATCAGAGATTTACATTGTAGACTTAGATACatcaaagatatataaatttttacaaa AATCAACCAGTGctaacaaaatagaaaattctaCGCATACATTGAATCATCATCAAACCGCACCATTAACGGATATTAATTCTCAAGAAACGTCTAATTCAAAAACTACAATGGCAACTTTAATATTGTCTCTTGTTACAActactgttatttttataacactaTGCGTGACTACTGCTGCTGTTATAGCGAAATGTCAAAAAAGAG GATGCTTATTAATGATGCGTAAAAGAATGCATTGGCAAGcggaaagaagggaaaagatgAAGTTTTCAAACTTACTTGAAAAACGAAGAGGCAAGGgatttaaatttttcgaaaaacggCCGAACAAACGTGACTTCAGTAAATTGAATACCGAACCAGAAACTTCCGACGACGAACGTTCTGAGAATAATTTAAACATGATGATATGA